Genomic segment of Thermococcus sp. M36:
ACCGTTCTCCTCTACGTGGACCGGCTTGCCGACTTCGAGCACGAGAATACTAACCCCGGCGTCGTGTTCTTTGAAGGAGATATTCCAGAAGAGCTCCGCAAGTTCTCGTTGAGGGCTTTGAGAGAGCACGTTACGATCGAGGAGGCGGAAAGGGTCGCGAGGGAAGTTGGGGCAGAGTACTTCAAGTTCAAGGTCGGGAGGGGCATAATCGGCGCGCTCGCGGCGGTTGCTTACCCTCTGGAGAGGTTCACCTACGAGCTGTTAGCTTACAGAGAGCCCGACAACTGGGGAACGCCGAGGAGAGTGGACGGGGAGAGTGTCTTTCTGGCCGATAGCTGGAGCTATCCCTTCACCTACGACAACGTTGACCCCTACAAGAGGAGCGTCCTCATAACACCCCACGGCAAGGATCCCGTTCTGGTTGGCATCAGGGGAATTGACAGGGGAAAGGTTCTCCAGACCTTTGAGATGGTTCGCTTTGAGGAGCCCGTGACATTTTACCAGCTCTACAAGACGAACCAGAACACGGACGACCACCTTACATACAAAAAAATCGGCGAGCTGAAGCTCTACGACAGCGCGGTGGTTAGGGGAACGGTGGTTAAGCCCTACTGGGAGCGCGGAAGGCACGTATTCTTTGAGCTTGAGGATGAAACGGGAAGGATTCGCGTTGCTGCCTTCGAGCCGACCAAGAAGTTCAGGAACTACGTGAGGAAGCTCCTCCCCGGAGATGAGATAATTGCCGCTGGAGGCATTAAGGAGCACGACGGCGTTCTGACGCTCAACCTCGAAAAGTTCTATCCGGTGAAGCTCGTCCCGAGGATCGAGTACCAGAAGCCGAAGTGCCCGAAGTGCGGCGGGACGATGAAGAGCAAGGGTGATTACCTCAAGTGCAAGCGCTGTGGCCATAAGATGCCGAAGAAGCTCATCCCGGTTGAAGTCCCGCGCGAGCTGGAGAGGAAAATCTACGAAGTGCCGCCCGACGCGAGGAAGCACCTGTCGAGGCCCCTCGTCCTGCCGGGAGGGGAGGAGAAAATTTTGGGACTTTTGTGATTGTATGATAAACCAAAAACCCTTTATGCAATCCCACCAAAAATCCTTTGGTGGTAGTGTGTCCATCATAGAGCAACTCCGCAGGGACTTCAGGCCCTTCAGAGATGACTGCATGGGGATACTCCTCTACGGCTCCCATGCCCGGGGAGAAGCGACGGAGCGGAGCGACGTTGATATTTGCCTGGTGAAGCCAAAACCGGGGACTTACGAGAGGGTTCTTGAAGAGCTCGGTGGAAAGTATGATGTTAAGGTCTTTGAGGAGCTTCCGCTCTACATCCAGATAGAGGTCATCAGAAGCCACAGGGTAATCTACGGCGACGAGCTTGAGCTTTCCGAGTACTTCTACCGGTTCAGAAAGCTCTGGAAAGACATGGAGCACCGTGTTAAGGAGAACCGGTTCAAGAGCGTGAGGGAGAAAGTAAAACTCAGGAGGCGTGCCCGTGAGAAGGCAAAGGTACTTGGAAAAGCTTGAGAGGTTATGGGTTCTCTAAAGAAATTTTCAACTAAACCATTTAATCGGAATAAACCTTCATAGGATATATTTAGTTTTCGTTTTCTATTAGGTAAGCATTGGATCTAAAACCTAATGTTCATAACGTAAGGTTCTCAAAATGCTTTTAAATTTTAAATAAGTAGTAGTAACTGCTGAGTCGTGAGCCTGTGAAGCATAATGAACATGCAAGGTGGTGAACATGAAGAGTCTGGAGTTGAAGGCAATAATTCCCCCTGTGGCTCCTAGTGCGGGAGGCTCGGGCAACTACTGCTGTTGCAACAAGGTCAACACAAATTGAATCCTTGGAGTTTATTTTTTTAATTTTTAACCAGATACATTCATCACATTGGGGGTGTTATAGTGTCTATAGGGGTTCACATACTATCAAAACAGATTAACGAAAATGAATACATTGCATTCGATCCAATGAGTAAAACTGTCCTAATAATAAATAGACAAGAGAAAAATATAATAGAAAAATTTCAAAAAGGCCTTCCACTATCGGAATCTGAAAAATACATCCTTAAAGATATACTTGACTTTCTAACTGAAAAACGTGAAAATGTTTCCAAACAACAATTTCCACCAGATGGATCTCCCAATATGATGGTGTTAATGGTATCTCAACTTTGTAATATAAAATGCAAATACTGCTATGCTCATTCCGGTACGTATAACACCCCTGGAATTATGAAAGAAGGCATAGGAAAACGGGCCCTTGATATTGCAAGTGATCTAGGAGTAACAAGTATACAATTTTATGGTGGAGAACCACTAACTAATTTTGAGCTAATTTCCAAGCTAGTTGAGTATGGAGATAAACAGGGATATAGCTTCAAATATGGCATAATCACGAATGGAACATTGATGGATAAAGAGATAGGCAATTTTCTGAAACAACATGATTTTGAGGTCACAATAAGTATTGATGGACCAAGGGAGATAAACGACTTAAACAGAGTATACCCCACAGGCAAGGGGACGCATGATGATATCCTAAAAGCTGTGGACTTACTGAATGAGCTAGAAGTTCCTTTAGCATTAGAAATCACATATGCCCCGTAATTATATTGGCAAATATACCATATCAGAGATTTTGGATTATCTCAGCAATTATTCGAAAACTTTCATAGTAGGATATGTTTTACCCACGGTGGATGGGCATCGACAAGTATACGAACCAACAGAACAAGAAGTTGAAAATATGATGGTAGAACTTGTAGACTACCTCTTTACAAAATGGGAAGACGAAATCCAAATACGAGAGATGGGAATCTGCATGATCCTTCGTGAGCTTTTAGATCCAGTCTACCATGTTAAAAAATGCATATGTCCTGAATTTCCAACTAGAATCACTGTATTCCACAATGGTAGTGTATACCCCTGCCACCAAGTGTATCTAGACAAACGCTTCTATCTGGGACATATAATGGACAGAGAGTTTAAGGGTACATTACAGAGCCAGTTCAAAAACGTAGTAGATAATTTTGCAATGTCTAATCTCTATACAAATAACAACGAACAATGGATGTTTAGTGTCTGTAGTTTTTGCAAAGCCCACCTAATGGAAGTCAATGGTACCTACTATCTAAGGTATCCAAACGCTTATCAAAAAGTACTAGAACATATCATATATAACATGGCCACTAGAAACATGAAATCCATCATACATACGCTGGGGGGAACTATAATTGAATAACACACTTCACAGAGTCCTTCAGATTGGACTGGCCCACAAAAAATACATGTTCCTCCTTATAGCTTTGGGGACGGTATCAACCCTCCTATCTGCGGCCGTGCCTTTTTACATTCAAAGCCTCATTGAAAACCTCGGCAGAATGGATACTGACGATATCTTGAAAAATATTGGGATCATAATCTTTCTGTATA
This window contains:
- the tiaS gene encoding tRNA(Ile2) 2-agmatinylcytidine synthetase TiaS is translated as MRLHIGIDDTDSPNGMCTTYLGAILYRELSRIAEPIDLPRLIRLNPNIPYKTRGNGAVAMTFEVDEKLITEVKNTVLLYVDRLADFEHENTNPGVVFFEGDIPEELRKFSLRALREHVTIEEAERVAREVGAEYFKFKVGRGIIGALAAVAYPLERFTYELLAYREPDNWGTPRRVDGESVFLADSWSYPFTYDNVDPYKRSVLITPHGKDPVLVGIRGIDRGKVLQTFEMVRFEEPVTFYQLYKTNQNTDDHLTYKKIGELKLYDSAVVRGTVVKPYWERGRHVFFELEDETGRIRVAAFEPTKKFRNYVRKLLPGDEIIAAGGIKEHDGVLTLNLEKFYPVKLVPRIEYQKPKCPKCGGTMKSKGDYLKCKRCGHKMPKKLIPVEVPRELERKIYEVPPDARKHLSRPLVLPGGEEKILGLL
- a CDS encoding nucleotidyltransferase domain-containing protein codes for the protein MSIIEQLRRDFRPFRDDCMGILLYGSHARGEATERSDVDICLVKPKPGTYERVLEELGGKYDVKVFEELPLYIQIEVIRSHRVIYGDELELSEYFYRFRKLWKDMEHRVKENRFKSVREKVKLRRRAREKAKVLGKA
- a CDS encoding radical SAM protein; this translates as MSIGVHILSKQINENEYIAFDPMSKTVLIINRQEKNIIEKFQKGLPLSESEKYILKDILDFLTEKRENVSKQQFPPDGSPNMMVLMVSQLCNIKCKYCYAHSGTYNTPGIMKEGIGKRALDIASDLGVTSIQFYGGEPLTNFELISKLVEYGDKQGYSFKYGIITNGTLMDKEIGNFLKQHDFEVTISIDGPREINDLNRVYPTGKGTHDDILKAVDLLNELEVPLALEITYAP
- a CDS encoding SPASM domain-containing protein, which produces MDGHRQVYEPTEQEVENMMVELVDYLFTKWEDEIQIREMGICMILRELLDPVYHVKKCICPEFPTRITVFHNGSVYPCHQVYLDKRFYLGHIMDREFKGTLQSQFKNVVDNFAMSNLYTNNNEQWMFSVCSFCKAHLMEVNGTYYLRYPNAYQKVLEHIIYNMATRNMKSIIHTLGGTIIE